A stretch of the Canis lupus familiaris isolate Mischka breed German Shepherd chromosome 37, alternate assembly UU_Cfam_GSD_1.0, whole genome shotgun sequence genome encodes the following:
- the LOC119863906 gene encoding frizzled-5, translating to MARPDPCAPPSLLLLLLAQLLGRAAAASKAPVCQEITVPMCRGIGYNLTHMPNQFNHDTQDEAGLEVHQFWPLVEIHCSPDLRFFLCSMYTPICLPDYHKPLPPCRSVCERAKAGCSPLMRQYGFAWPERMSCDRLPVLGRDAEVLCMDYNRSEATTAPPRPFPAKPTLPGPAGGPASGAECAAGAPSVCKCREPFVPILKESHPLYNKVRTGQVPNCAVPCYQPSFSPDERTFATFWIGLWSVLCFISTSTTVATFLIDMERFRYPERPIIFLSACYLCVSLGFLVRLVVGHASVACSREHSHIHYETTGPALCTVVFLLVYFFGMASSIWWVILSLTWFLAAGMKWGNEAIAGYAQYFHLAAWLIPSVKSITALALSSVDGDPVAGICYVGNQNLNSLRGFVLGPLVLYLLVGTLFLLAGFVSLFRIRSVIKQGGTKTDKLEKLMIRIGIFTLLYTVPASIVVACYLYEQHYRESWEAALTCACPGPDAGQPRAKPEYWVLMLKYFMCLVVGITSGVWIWSGKTVESWRRFTSRCCCRARRGHKSGGATAAGDYEASAALTGRTGPPGAPPAAAAYHKQVSLSHV from the coding sequence atGGCTCGGCCTGACCCGTGCGCGCCGCcctcgctgctgctgctgctcctggcgCAGCTGTTGGGCCGCGCGGCGGCCGCGTCCAAGGCCCCGGTGTGCCAGGAGATCACGGTGCCCATGTGCCGCGGCATCGGCTACAACCTGACGCACATGCCCAACCAGTTCAACCACGACACGCAGGACGAGGCGGGCCTGGAGGTGCACCAGTTCTGGCCGCTGGTGGAGATCCACTGCTCGCCCGACCtgcgcttcttcctctgctccatgTACACGCCCATCTGCCTGCCCGACTACCACAAGCCGCTGCCGCCCTGCCGCTCGGTGTGCGAGCGCGCCAAGGCCGGCTGCTCGCCGCTCATGCGGCAGTACGGCTTCGCCTGGCCCGAGCGCATGAGCTGCGACCGGCTGCCGGTGCTGGGCCGCGACGCCGAGGTCCTGTGCATGGATTACAACCGCAGCGAGGCCACCACGGCGCCCCCCAGGCCCTTCCCGGCCAAACCCACCCTCCCGGGCCCCGCGGGGGGGCCGGCCTCGGGGGCCGAGTGCGCCGCCGGGGCCCCGTCGGTGTGCAAGTGCCGCGAGCCCTTCGTGCCCATCCTGAAGGAGTCGCACCCGCTCTACAACAAGGTGCGCACGGGCCAGGTGCCCAACTGCGCGGTGCCCTGCTACCAGCCCTCCTTCAGCCCCGACGAGCGCACGTTCGCCACCTTCTGGATCGGCCTGTGGTCCGTGCTGTGCTTCATCTCCACCTCCACCACGGTGGCCACCTTCCTGATCGACATGGAGCGCTTCCGCTACCCCGAGCGCCCCATCATCTTCCTGTCCGCCTGCTACCTGTGCGTGTCGCTGGGCTTCCTGGTGCGCCTGGTGGTGGGCCACGCCAGCGTCGCCTGCAGCCGCGAGCACAGCCACATCCACTACGAGACCACGGGCCCCGCGCTGTGCACCGTCGTCTTCCTGCTGGTCTACTTCTTCGGCATGGCCAGCTCCATCTGGTGGGTCATCCTGTCGCTCACCTGGTTCCTGGCAGCCGGCATGAAGTGGGGCAACGAGGCCATCGCGGGCTATGCGCAGTACTTCCACCTGGCCGCGTGGCTCATCCCCAGCGTCAAGTCCATCACGGCGCTGGCCCTGAGCTCCGTGGACGGGGACCCGGTGGCCGGCATCTGCTACGTGGGCAACCAGAACCTGAACTCGCTGCGCGGCTTCGTGCTGGGCCCGCTGGTGCTCTACCTGCTGGTGGGCACCCTCTTCCTCCTGGCGGGCTTCGTGTCCCTGTTCCGCATCCGCAGCGTCATCAAGCAGGGCGGCACCAAGACGGACAAGCTGGAGAAGCTCATGATCCGCATCGGGATCTTCACGCTGCTCTACACGGTGCCGGCCAGCATCGTGGTGGCCTGCTACCTGTACGAGCAGCACTACCGCGAGAGCTGGGAGGCGGCGCTCACCTGCGCGTGCCCGGGCCCCGACGCCGGCCAGCCGCGCGCCAAGCCCGAGTACTGGGTGCTCATGCTCAAGTACTTCATGTGCCTCGTGGTGGGCATCACGTCGGGCGTCTGGATTTGGTCCGGCAAGACGGTGGAGTCGTGGCGGCGCTTCACCAGCCGCTGCTGCTGCCGCGCGCGGCGGGGCCACAAGAGCGGCGGCGCCACGGCCGCGGGGGACTACGAGGCGAGCGCCGCGCTCACGGGCAGGACCGGGCCGCCGGGCgcccccccggccgccgccgcctacCACAAGCAGGTGTCCCTGTCGCACGTGTAG